From Pusillibacter faecalis, one genomic window encodes:
- the fliD gene encoding flagellar filament capping protein FliD: MASVSSVGSSSSSIYGTRNVISGLASGIDTETLIENAVSGYQLKISNLQQKRTKVEWQQEAYRSIIAKMSAFTDKYTSYMSATNLMSTAFFDSAVKVSTAGAYADKISASGRTNSDVQILGVKQLAKSAIYTVSGLTGGSGDLPSISGEQINLKEKQPLSNLSGSLTINYGGGRSYTVDFGELDIYSSADELAKAIDEKLGEQTMTLSDGTMVDANTRIGVRVNGESIEFYDKGGAGNNVYISSASGDIKKTLGLTPSESTKSLDLSGVELVNEDGTVGDYLSGKELTVTLDGVTKKITLPDYRKADGHTWTNVEYLDELQKRLDDSFGAGKITVDRNSVSGRDAFSLKLTTQKGSTMAVSGNAAEAIGLGSGASTYVDTSQTLGDILKDADWGKFTLTKAEGEVKKIDVEATEDTPAYSYYVDSKGHKVAKSYDDGQYYRVDDKGEFLYEFKVNDQVVGSFSKNTALESVLTAINGNADVGVTVNYSKTTNQFQFVAKESGAAGRVEMGDGLASALFGGGTEEKGQDAILSMSVNGQILEDITRSSNTFNVDGLSVNLKGTFNYAETDVTDESGKVITAAGTLVEDPEAVTFTSTSDADKVVDAIRSMVEDYNAMVTEIKNAYSTLPAQKSSGAYYEPLTDKDMEGMSESAIAAYEEKAKQGLLFGDSDLSALYSRLLNAVSMTGSDGAALKAAGITTAYSNGLTTLTLDETTLRATLETDPDKVRDIFTKSTESGASTNGLMQALKTPLDLYGKTTGGKGILVEKAGSPLASSTLYSNTIQTQLDALDQQIQKWQDKMSDQIDRYTAKFSALEQLVSEMNSQSSYFAGLMSGY; this comes from the coding sequence ATGGCGTCTGTCAGCAGCGTGGGCAGCAGCTCCAGCAGCATTTACGGCACCCGGAATGTCATTTCAGGCCTAGCCAGTGGAATTGACACGGAAACTCTGATTGAGAATGCCGTCTCCGGCTATCAACTGAAAATCTCAAATCTGCAGCAAAAGCGGACCAAGGTGGAGTGGCAGCAGGAGGCCTACCGTAGCATCATTGCAAAAATGTCGGCCTTTACCGATAAATATACCTCCTATATGTCCGCGACGAACCTGATGTCCACGGCCTTCTTTGACAGTGCGGTGAAGGTCAGCACGGCTGGTGCTTATGCGGATAAGATCTCTGCCAGCGGCAGGACCAACAGCGATGTACAGATCTTAGGCGTCAAGCAGCTGGCCAAGTCGGCAATCTACACAGTCTCCGGCTTGACCGGCGGGAGCGGCGATTTGCCCTCCATTTCCGGAGAGCAAATCAATTTGAAAGAGAAGCAGCCGCTGAGCAATCTCTCCGGTTCACTGACGATTAACTATGGCGGGGGGCGGTCCTATACCGTCGACTTCGGTGAACTGGATATTTACAGCAGCGCCGACGAGCTGGCCAAGGCGATTGACGAAAAGCTGGGCGAGCAAACCATGACGCTCTCGGACGGCACGATGGTGGATGCAAATACAAGAATCGGAGTGCGCGTCAACGGTGAAAGCATTGAATTTTATGACAAGGGCGGCGCTGGCAACAATGTTTATATCAGCTCGGCCAGCGGGGATATCAAAAAGACCTTAGGACTCACGCCCTCCGAGAGCACCAAGAGCCTGGATCTGTCCGGTGTGGAGCTTGTGAATGAGGACGGCACCGTAGGGGATTATCTCTCCGGCAAGGAGCTGACGGTCACTCTGGATGGTGTGACGAAGAAGATCACCCTGCCCGACTATCGAAAAGCGGATGGACATACATGGACCAATGTGGAGTATCTCGACGAGCTGCAAAAGAGGCTGGATGATAGCTTCGGCGCTGGGAAGATTACAGTGGATCGCAACAGTGTCAGCGGTCGGGATGCGTTTTCCCTGAAGCTGACGACCCAGAAGGGGTCCACGATGGCGGTCTCCGGGAATGCGGCCGAGGCGATTGGCCTGGGAAGCGGCGCCAGCACCTATGTCGACACTAGCCAGACATTGGGAGACATCTTGAAGGACGCAGACTGGGGCAAGTTTACCCTGACAAAAGCCGAGGGCGAGGTTAAAAAAATTGATGTGGAGGCCACGGAGGACACCCCTGCCTATTCCTACTATGTGGATTCCAAGGGTCATAAAGTGGCCAAGAGCTATGATGACGGCCAGTATTACCGGGTGGACGACAAGGGCGAATTTCTGTACGAGTTCAAAGTCAACGACCAGGTGGTGGGCAGCTTCAGCAAAAACACCGCTCTGGAGAGCGTACTGACTGCGATCAACGGCAACGCGGATGTGGGCGTCACTGTCAACTACTCCAAGACCACCAACCAGTTTCAGTTCGTGGCCAAGGAGAGCGGCGCCGCCGGCCGTGTGGAGATGGGCGACGGCCTGGCCAGTGCCCTGTTTGGGGGCGGTACGGAGGAGAAGGGACAGGATGCGATCCTCTCCATGTCGGTTAATGGCCAGATTTTGGAGGATATTACCCGCAGCAGCAATACCTTCAACGTGGACGGACTGAGTGTAAATTTGAAGGGGACCTTCAACTATGCAGAGACGGATGTAACGGACGAAAGTGGAAAGGTCATAACAGCGGCGGGGACTCTGGTGGAGGACCCGGAGGCTGTGACCTTTACCTCCACCTCTGACGCAGATAAGGTCGTGGATGCAATCCGATCCATGGTGGAGGACTACAATGCCATGGTGACGGAGATCAAGAACGCCTATTCCACTCTGCCGGCCCAAAAGTCCAGCGGCGCGTATTATGAGCCGCTGACGGACAAGGATATGGAGGGGATGTCTGAGTCCGCCATTGCCGCCTATGAGGAGAAGGCAAAGCAGGGATTACTGTTTGGCGATTCCGATCTCTCCGCCCTGTACAGCCGCCTGCTCAACGCTGTCTCCATGACCGGCAGCGACGGCGCGGCGCTGAAGGCCGCCGGGATTACCACGGCCTACAGCAACGGACTGACGACCTTGACTCTGGATGAGACCACTCTGCGCGCCACCCTGGAGACTGACCCGGACAAGGTACGGGATATTTTTACCAAGAGCACAGAGAGCGGTGCTTCCACCAATGGCTTGATGCAGGCGTTGAAGACACCCCTGGATCTGTACGGAAAGACTACGGGCGGCAAGGGAATCCTGGTGGAGAAGGCAGGTTCCCCGCTGGCCAGCAGCACGCTCTATTCCAATACAATTCAGACGCAGCTGGATGCGCTGGATCAGCAAATTCAGAAGTGGCAGGACAAAATGTCCGACCAGATTGACCGCTATACCGCAAAGTTTTCAGCGCTGGAGCAGTTGGTCAGCGAAATGAATTCGCAGAGCTCTTACTTCGCCGGCTTGATGAGCGGCTATTGA
- the fliS gene encoding flagellar export chaperone FliS, protein MDLKGYQQYKEQSIATMTQEELLLLLYDELVKRLVQAELALDKKEYPLFEASVQRGIEIIDYLDSTLDRKYEISHSLGRLYEYFHYELGRAKIGRRKEPLTGVKIKAGELREAFREAAKNAKQRK, encoded by the coding sequence ATGGATCTGAAGGGTTATCAGCAATACAAGGAACAGAGCATCGCCACCATGACACAAGAAGAGCTGCTGCTTTTGCTGTATGATGAGCTGGTCAAGCGGCTGGTGCAGGCGGAGCTGGCGCTGGATAAAAAGGAGTATCCGCTGTTTGAGGCATCTGTGCAGCGCGGTATTGAGATTATAGATTATTTGGACAGCACGCTGGACCGGAAATATGAGATCAGCCACAGCCTGGGCCGGTTGTATGAATACTTCCATTATGAGCTGGGACGCGCAAAGATCGGCAGGCGGAAAGAGCCGCTGACCGGAGTAAAAATCAAGGCGGGCGAGCTGCGGGAGGCGTTCCGTGAGGCGGCAAAAAACGCAAAACAGAGGAAGTAG